Sequence from the Maribellus comscasis genome:
CGTCGCCCTTGAACCTTCAGGAATTCCGTTCAGATACTTATTGGTAAGTAAACCCTGAGCCAAGGGAGAAAATGGAATACAACCAATTCCTTCTTCTTCCAAAACATCGAGTAAACCACCCTCAACCCAACGTTCAAACATCGAGTATTTAGGCTGATGAATTAAACAAGGTGTACCCAATTCTTTTAATATTTGTGAGGCTTCTTTTGCCATGTTAGCCGGATAATTTGATATTCCAACATACAATGCTTTTCCTGAACGGACAGCCCTGTCAAGCGCCATCATGGTTTCTTCAAGTGGAGTATTTGGATCCGGACGGTGTGAATAAAAAATATCCACATATTCCAATCCCATTCTTTTCAAACTCTGATCAAGACTTGCCAAAACATATTTTCGGGTGCCCCACTCTCCATACGGTCCCGGCCACATAAAATAACCAGCTTTTGAAGAAATTATCAGCTCGTCGCGGTAAGCAGAGAAATCCTGCTTCAGGATTTTCCCAAAATTCTCTTCTGCCGACCCGGGAGGAGGTCCGTAATTATTGGCTAAATCGAAATGAGTTATTCCCAAATCAAATGCACGGTGTAAGATGGCACGGCCATTCTCAAAATTGTCGATTCCTCCGAAATTGTGCCATAATCCGAGCGAGATTGCCGGAAGCTTTAAACCCCATTTCCCGCAACGCTTGTAAATCATCGCATCGTAACGATTCTCTTGTGGTAGGTACGTCATAATTTCAAATGTTAATTGTATAATTCTGAAGAATAAACTTTAAAATTAAAGTATTTTTTTTACCAATGGAAGTTTTCTAAACAAGAAGGCAACACAAAAAACCAATACCAGAGCCAGCGGTGCCAGCATTACAAACTTTAATATCGGGAATGTTTCCCATGACAAAAATATGGCACTTACAGAAACAATCACCGGTGTATGGAAGACAAACACACCGTATGCGCTTCCTGAAAGTTGTTTGGCCACTTTTCCCTGTCTGTTAAAATATTTCTTTGCAAGACCAAGCAATCCTAAAATTAAGGAGAACCCAACTAATTGTTCCCAAACAGCATAGCTAAAACTTTGCCAGGTAAAGCCGCCGGTAAATGCGTCAACACCTTTTTCAACTCCTCCAAAATAAATAATCGGAGGAAAAACAATCAAAATCAGTATCTGTGCAAAAATAAACCATCGTTTTCCTGATTTGAGCGAAACAGATTCGAGCCAGTTGTTTTGATACGCTATAATGCCTAAAACAAAAAGAGTGATATATTGAACAAAAAACGGGATTTGAAAACCGGTGAAGGGCAGACTCCAGCCAACCGGAAGCCAAATCCGGATAATAAATTGGAGAAGCCCTGTCAGAAAGGCCACAAGTAAAATAGCTGGTGTTCCTGGAAATTTAGTGGTCATTTTTACTGAGGATATTTTTCTGAACAGCAGATAAAAAGCGGTAAAAACAAAAAGGGCCTCCACAAACCACAACGGGCCAAATCCAGTCCCGTATGCGTGAAGCCAGTAATCTGCCAGAGATACATCCTCGCCTCTGATAAAGCGATTCCGAATAAATATAGTAAGTGGTGACAATACAAAGAAAAAAACCACCAAAGGAACTCCTAATCGTATCAACCTGTCTTTGATATACCTTTTGTTTCCTTTTTTATTTAGCGATGGCAAAATAAAAAGAGCGGAAATAAAGAAAAACATTCCCATAAAAAACGACTGGTTTGTCGCGACAAACAAAGTCATTGGTACTATTGCCGGAAAATCCAACCGGGTTTCGTTATAATACCAGTCTCCCGGAGCACCATAAGTTATCGCCAAATGATGCAAGACGACCAAACTAATAAGAAAAATGCGAAGATTGTCAATGTACCATAGCCTCGGCTTTTGTTCTGTTTTCATTTTAAATAAATTGATTTTTTAGCTCTTTTTTTTAATGGAACGGTCTAATTCTATACTTCTTTCAAAAGATATATAAAACAGATGAAACCATTTCAAAAATTGTCACATAAAAATTTTTGTAACCTTTTTTCTAAAAAAAAGTCTGTGATTGTAAATTGAAGAAAAAAATAAGACTTGTGCTAACAGATAACGAGATCATGCTGAAGATCATCAGTGGTGACACCGACAAAATCGGGTTACTGTACGAAAAGTACAGCAACTTACTTTTCGGGTATTTTTTTAAACTAACCCGAAACAGGGAGCTAAGCGAAGACCTGGTAAATGATGTGTTCTTAAAAATCTTGTATTCAAAAGACAGTTACAGAGGAGATGGAATATTCACGGTCTGGATGTTTAGAATTGCCCACTCCATTTTTGTCGACAATTACAACAAAAGCAAAAGGCTAAACACCAAAGAAATATTTTCGAATACAACCGGAACTATAGTGGACCCTGAGATATCACATGAAAAAGAAGAGAACAGAAAACTTATTCACAGAGCGTTGCTGAAACTAAAAAAGAAAGAACGAGAAGTGATTGTACTCAGCAAACTCAACGAACTAAAATATAAAGAAGTGGCAGAAATACTTCATTGCACCGAAGAAGCAGCGAAAACAAGAACCTTCAGAGCATTAAAAAATCTGAAGA
This genomic interval carries:
- the mgrA gene encoding L-glyceraldehyde 3-phosphate reductase yields the protein MTYLPQENRYDAMIYKRCGKWGLKLPAISLGLWHNFGGIDNFENGRAILHRAFDLGITHFDLANNYGPPPGSAEENFGKILKQDFSAYRDELIISSKAGYFMWPGPYGEWGTRKYVLASLDQSLKRMGLEYVDIFYSHRPDPNTPLEETMMALDRAVRSGKALYVGISNYPANMAKEASQILKELGTPCLIHQPKYSMFERWVEGGLLDVLEEEGIGCIPFSPLAQGLLTNKYLNGIPEGSRATREVFLKKEDVESAHDKIVMLNEIAQNRGQSLAQMALAWILKDKRITSVLIGASSVKQIDDNVATLKNIDFAGDELNAIDKIIR
- a CDS encoding acyltransferase family protein; translation: MKTEQKPRLWYIDNLRIFLISLVVLHHLAITYGAPGDWYYNETRLDFPAIVPMTLFVATNQSFFMGMFFFISALFILPSLNKKGNKRYIKDRLIRLGVPLVVFFFVLSPLTIFIRNRFIRGEDVSLADYWLHAYGTGFGPLWFVEALFVFTAFYLLFRKISSVKMTTKFPGTPAILLVAFLTGLLQFIIRIWLPVGWSLPFTGFQIPFFVQYITLFVLGIIAYQNNWLESVSLKSGKRWFIFAQILILIVFPPIIYFGGVEKGVDAFTGGFTWQSFSYAVWEQLVGFSLILGLLGLAKKYFNRQGKVAKQLSGSAYGVFVFHTPVIVSVSAIFLSWETFPILKFVMLAPLALVLVFCVAFLFRKLPLVKKIL
- a CDS encoding RNA polymerase sigma factor, with translation MLKIISGDTDKIGLLYEKYSNLLFGYFFKLTRNRELSEDLVNDVFLKILYSKDSYRGDGIFTVWMFRIAHSIFVDNYNKSKRLNTKEIFSNTTGTIVDPEISHEKEENRKLIHRALLKLKKKEREVIVLSKLNELKYKEVAEILHCTEEAAKTRTFRALKNLKIVLQKIQN